In Kogia breviceps isolate mKogBre1 chromosome 7, mKogBre1 haplotype 1, whole genome shotgun sequence, a single window of DNA contains:
- the LOC131759973 gene encoding hemoglobin subunit epsilon-1 yields the protein MVHFTAEEKAAITGLWGKVNVEEAGGEALGRLLVVYPWTQRFFDSFGNLSSPSAIMGNPKVKAHGKKVLTSFGDAVKNMDNLKGAFAKLSELHCDKLHVDPENFRLLGNVMVIILASHFGREFTPELQAAWQKLVAAVATALAHKYH from the exons ATGGTGCATTTTACTGCTGAGGAGAAGGCTGCTATCACTGGCCTGTGGGGCAAAGTGAATGTGGAAGAGGCTGGAGGCGAGGCTCTGGGCAG GCTCCTGGTTGTCTATCCCTGGACCCAGAGGTTCTTTGACAGCTTTGGCAACCTGTCTTCTCCCTCTGCCATAATGGGAAACcccaaggtcaaggcccatgGCAAGAAGGTGCTGACATCCTTCGGAGATGCTGTTAAGAACATGGACAACCTCAAGGGCGCCTTTGCTAAGCTGAGTGAGCTGCACTGTGACAAGTTGCACGTGGATCCTGAGAACTTCAGG CTCCTGGGCAACGTGATGGTGATTATTCTGGCTTCTCACTTTGGCAGAGAATTCACCCCTGAGTTGCAGGCTGCTTGGCAGAAGCTGGTGGCTGCTGTTGCCACTGCTCTGGCCCACAAGTACCACTGA